AACTTGCTGAGTATgctattttatggttaagttatatacCAAATCAAAAAGCACAAAATGGAACCACTACATTAAACGAGTTTTATAccaaacatataaaaacaaatagtaAATATGAGGAAAATACATCTACTGGTAATAAGATTAATAAGaatattatagataaaaaaatagaatcgatgaatattgatattaaagatatatctaatttttatgatgcatttaaatcattatgtaacatgtataATGAAATTAGTGCAGAAGACTACCAATGCAATAAATGTTTAGAAAATGCTAGAGAATtgtttgaaaaatatgaaaaacttaaaaatgctttagatattaataaaggaaGTTCTTATTTACAACTATTGTCtagtttatcaaatgattataaaatttttgaaagtaattataataatcttGTTAAATGTAAGAATGTCTCATCACTTATAGCTTGTCCACGAAGTTcagtaacaaaaaatatactaattATAATTggaattatatttgttgcagcatcaattttattgggagtttcttataaggtaaataataaggaaattaaaaattattttcattatatatatgaaaaattaacaaaaaatgtacgtttcttaatattttatactagtattcgttatttggatttcggaaacga
Above is a window of Plasmodium yoelii strain 17X genome assembly, chromosome: 9 DNA encoding:
- a CDS encoding PIR protein; amino-acid sequence: MSKGLCDLINAADIYVFGDPNNSKQDIYESFFNLYCPDKKCDTDDNKVISTFISLLKMFEDENLESDKLAEYAILWLSYIPNQKAQNGTTTLNEFYTKHIKTNSKYEENTSTGNKINKNIIDKKIESMNIDIKDISNFYDAFKSLCNMYNEISAEDYQCNKCLENARELFEKYEKLKNALDINKGSSYLQLLSSLSNDYKIFESNYNNLVKCKNVSSLIACPRSSVTKNILIIIGIIFVAASILLGVSYKYSLFGFRKRSQKQHLREMLKK